The following are encoded together in the Cohaesibacter gelatinilyticus genome:
- a CDS encoding amidohydrolase family protein: MSIDAHHHLWDLQAVHYPWLMETGKPRFFGDPSSIQRNYLLDEFRADAERQGIGASVHIQVGAADAMQEAKWVQSVADDNPDWPLVQVVFCDLSTEDVVRQLQAFSKMSSVRGVRQIIGRAPGEDSQSGTRQLLDNSSFLEGLKATADLGLGFDLQLLPDYMDATAEVLAQVPDLKVALCHAGSPYDRSEEGLKNWTKQMECLSALPNVYCKLSGLGMFDHDWTIQGIRPIVEACIGQFGANRCMFGSNFPVDSLSSSYDKIVKAYEELIPSKYHLDIFKSTAQGFYAFNFN; the protein is encoded by the coding sequence ATGAGTATTGATGCTCACCATCATCTGTGGGACTTGCAGGCTGTTCATTATCCATGGCTTATGGAAACGGGAAAGCCGCGTTTTTTCGGAGATCCATCCTCTATTCAGCGCAATTACCTTCTGGATGAATTTCGTGCCGATGCCGAGCGCCAGGGAATAGGTGCATCTGTCCATATTCAGGTCGGAGCCGCTGATGCCATGCAAGAGGCTAAGTGGGTGCAGTCTGTTGCAGACGACAATCCAGATTGGCCATTGGTTCAAGTGGTGTTCTGCGATCTCAGCACTGAAGACGTGGTGAGACAACTGCAAGCATTCTCGAAAATGAGTTCGGTGCGAGGCGTGCGTCAGATCATTGGTCGAGCACCAGGAGAAGATAGCCAGTCCGGCACTCGCCAATTGTTGGATAATTCTTCCTTTCTCGAAGGTTTGAAGGCGACAGCAGATCTAGGTTTGGGTTTTGATCTGCAATTGCTGCCTGACTATATGGACGCAACCGCCGAAGTGCTGGCGCAAGTACCGGACCTGAAGGTCGCTCTTTGTCATGCGGGATCTCCATATGACCGGTCTGAAGAGGGATTGAAGAACTGGACCAAACAGATGGAGTGTCTCTCCGCTCTTCCAAATGTCTATTGCAAACTATCTGGTCTCGGGATGTTTGATCATGATTGGACTATTCAAGGCATTCGTCCGATTGTCGAGGCCTGCATCGGCCAGTTCGGGGCCAACAGATGCATGTTCGGCTCCAACTTCCCGGTTGATAGCCTGAGTTCAAGTTATGATAAGATCGTAAAGGCTTATGAGGAACTGATCCCCAGCAAATACCATTTAGATATCTTCAAGAGCACCGCTCAGGGATTTTACGCGTTCAATTTCAACTAG
- a CDS encoding ester cyclase has translation MTPSEAKSTFFKKLKQFAKDGDPANLYHENADWFGSHPFNEIKGHSAIVDVWKTITNAIPDMERRDSIFVAGHSKPDVRMPDGFTDRLLIASLGTYQGTFEKDLLHIPATHGVVHLRFCEVHHIKDGLIEHSYVMLDFLDLMRQAGVWPIPASLGAEHVWPTPASMDGVRPEICDEKAGDQAFDVVMGMHAALLSFDGVDLDSMKHSKFWDEHFMWYGPSGIGSTRAMSGFRAHHQIPFLTGFPDRKGAGHYIRIGDGNYVVTGGWPSVVGTHTGEWLGMPATGKIIDMRVMDFYRIENGKICENWVPIDVIHMLKQMGFDVFKRLKHLRGLPERNLTSAKAGGY, from the coding sequence ATGACACCTTCAGAGGCCAAAAGCACATTCTTCAAAAAACTGAAGCAATTTGCCAAGGATGGCGATCCGGCAAACCTTTATCACGAGAATGCAGATTGGTTTGGGTCGCATCCCTTCAATGAAATCAAAGGGCATTCGGCAATTGTTGATGTTTGGAAGACAATAACGAACGCAATTCCAGACATGGAGAGGCGTGATAGCATATTTGTTGCAGGTCATAGCAAACCAGATGTTCGTATGCCGGATGGGTTTACCGATCGTTTGCTCATTGCAAGTCTTGGGACTTATCAAGGCACATTCGAAAAGGATCTGCTTCATATTCCTGCCACTCATGGTGTTGTCCATTTACGCTTCTGCGAGGTACATCACATCAAGGATGGATTGATCGAGCATTCCTATGTCATGCTGGATTTTCTGGATTTGATGCGACAGGCTGGTGTTTGGCCGATCCCGGCTTCATTGGGAGCGGAACATGTTTGGCCAACGCCTGCCAGTATGGATGGCGTGAGGCCTGAGATTTGTGATGAGAAAGCCGGAGATCAGGCTTTTGATGTCGTGATGGGCATGCATGCGGCATTGCTGTCATTTGATGGAGTGGATCTGGACAGCATGAAGCATTCGAAATTCTGGGACGAACACTTCATGTGGTATGGCCCATCCGGTATTGGTAGCACCAGAGCAATGTCTGGCTTCAGAGCTCACCATCAAATTCCATTTCTCACTGGTTTTCCTGACCGAAAAGGGGCAGGGCACTATATCCGAATTGGTGACGGAAACTATGTTGTGACGGGTGGTTGGCCATCTGTTGTTGGTACCCATACCGGTGAATGGTTGGGCATGCCGGCGACTGGCAAAATCATCGATATGCGTGTCATGGATTTCTATCGCATAGAAAACGGCAAGATTTGCGAGAATTGGGTTCCAATAGATGTCATCCATATGCTGAAGCAAATGGGTTTTGATGTCTTCAAACGTCTGAAGCATTTGAGAGGTCTGCCTGAAAGAAACCTGACGTCAGCGAAAGCCGGAGGATACTGA
- a CDS encoding FecR family protein, with protein MSGDRVQKLFVNFLALLFICCLSVSAKADLSWEVRKISGSAWLLQSNQEKIQLKKNSTLKPGNTLKTGDRSRVLLARGKERIQVGSNTVLSIPADNDQKPGHTTIKLKSGQLDLIVEKMPNTHFSVDTPFIAAVVKGTRFTVSTTATRSLVRVFEGVVGVKSYISDEHADIRPGKSASLTFSSQSQTRLLLLDNPPQARLFEDFPEVFSELNIPYPDVSNVPVNKDMTVGGIVEETINLVLSTFGAALSSIGNTLSAIFTPILMPVLDIIDQFYDSVLPNTAPLLLALSAIVGLILFGLIAYSVRKGRQ; from the coding sequence ATGTCGGGTGATAGAGTGCAGAAGCTATTTGTCAATTTTCTAGCCTTGTTATTCATTTGTTGTCTCTCTGTTTCCGCTAAGGCTGACTTATCATGGGAAGTGAGAAAAATCAGCGGTTCTGCATGGCTTCTTCAATCCAATCAGGAAAAGATTCAGCTTAAGAAGAACTCAACGCTTAAACCCGGTAATACGTTAAAAACCGGAGATCGAAGCCGTGTCCTGCTAGCGCGCGGCAAAGAGCGCATTCAAGTGGGTTCGAATACAGTTCTTTCCATTCCGGCAGATAATGACCAAAAGCCTGGTCACACCACGATCAAACTCAAAAGCGGACAGCTGGATCTGATCGTCGAAAAGATGCCGAATACGCATTTCAGCGTAGATACCCCCTTTATTGCAGCTGTCGTAAAAGGAACACGCTTCACAGTATCGACAACGGCAACGAGGTCTCTGGTTCGCGTATTTGAAGGAGTGGTTGGGGTAAAAAGTTATATTTCTGACGAACATGCAGATATCAGACCTGGAAAATCAGCCAGTCTTACATTTTCCAGTCAGTCACAAACGCGCTTGCTATTGCTTGATAATCCACCACAAGCGCGGCTGTTTGAAGATTTTCCAGAAGTCTTCTCTGAATTGAATATTCCATATCCAGATGTGTCCAATGTTCCAGTCAACAAGGATATGACGGTTGGTGGCATAGTTGAGGAAACGATCAACCTTGTGCTTTCAACATTTGGGGCTGCCTTATCCAGTATAGGCAACACTTTAAGTGCCATTTTTACACCAATCCTCATGCCGGTTCTGGATATAATCGATCAGTTTTACGACAGTGTGCTACCCAACACCGCTCCTTTGTTACTTGCGCTATCTGCGATCGTTGGCTTGATACTATTTGGATTG